The following proteins are encoded in a genomic region of Tenacibaculum sp. 190524A05c:
- the rpsO gene encoding 30S ribosomal protein S15, with product MYLTKEVKGEIFAKHGKSAQDTGSAEGQIALFTHRINHLTEHLKKNRKDFNTERSLVKMVGKRRSLLDYLKKKDINRYRAIIKELGIRK from the coding sequence ATGTATTTAACAAAAGAAGTAAAAGGAGAGATTTTTGCTAAGCACGGTAAAAGCGCACAAGATACTGGTTCTGCTGAAGGACAGATTGCGTTATTTACTCACAGAATTAACCACTTAACTGAGCACTTAAAGAAAAACCGTAAGGATTTTAACACGGAGCGTTCGTTAGTGAAGATGGTAGGTAAGCGTAGAAGCTTGTTAGACTATCTTAAGAAAAAGGATATCAACAGATATCGTGCAATCATTAAAGAATTAGGAATTAGAAAATAA